The Xenopus laevis strain J_2021 chromosome 4L, Xenopus_laevis_v10.1, whole genome shotgun sequence genomic sequence AACAAAAATCTATTTGACTGCTTTAACCTTAAGCGACATTGTCCATATTGTACATTTGAATATCGTCATGTCTTTTTCTAGTCCTGGCCTAATTGTGTGACTGGGGCACAATTGTACTTGGAGAAGccgatactttttttttttttctttccattgttAAAGGCCTGCATCCCATCCATAGGCAAGGAGCcatgtataaaatatactgtaagtctTCATTGGAACTTTACATAGTACAGATTTATATAGTCAAAGCCATACAGAGCAttgcttttatttaatatctTTCTAGAAATGGTGGCTTAGAATATTGTATTAGTGTTACTGGTTCTTTTCAATACCAGTGGTCCTCATTAATAGATATTACTAGAAGGTGCTAATGCAATATTTCCACTGACTCCTGTTGCTGCTTCACTgtattcatttttcttctttaggtactgctgatttattattataatcaatCATGAAAAACCTCTGGTACCCACTGCTGATTATCCCAGGTACATAGACAGCAGTGGTATCAAACTCATAGCCCTCCAGCTATTCTCCCACCTGCAAGTTGATGTGGAATTCCGGGAATTGGACTTTCCAGCTGTTTGTAGTGGGAATTAAAGTGCAACTCCTCACATCTAAAAGGTTACTGGAGTTTATAGCTAGAGAACAGCTGTAATTATGCATTGTAGGGTTTCAGTCTGAAACATACAAACACCACTTATTTCCCATGGAAACAGTGACTTTGAcctaaaaaaaatccccaaaacacTGAGACCTCCAAACTGGGCTGATTCTCGGCTTGTGGATAAACACATGCAGAGATTCAGCCCCTACTCTCCTGTACTGGACCCAGAGCATATTTTGGaccaaaatgcatatttttgtttatgctccaaaatccactccatgtgCCTGGTCGGTGCTAATTCTTGCAGACTAACAATCAGCCCAGAGTGGCCCCTTAGACTTGGGAGACTGACAATAGCGCAGCAAACATTTTCCTTTCTAGTAAATGCGAGGTTTGGAagggacagagaaaaaaaatgaaagggaagAGGTAATTAAAACAGTAAAAAGACAACAAAATCACATCCTACTCTGTCTATGAAGTTAGAGATTGGTTGCAACAACACTAACCTCAATGACAACCATAGGTACTTTCCATCCCATAATACCTAAATGGTTTATTGTACGTGAATTTTAAAAGACATTGCTTGCATATATCATTGTCTCCCCCACTATCACTATGTGAAATGGAGTATTGCAAATAAAAGATCACATGCCCAAGTTCAGCACTGGCAGAGGATTGCATTACggtcaataaatatatttttggcaaTTGTTTGGGAAGACAAGGATTCGTCAAATATAGATCCTTCGTGTCACAGGAGCTCATTTCAGGGAAACCCACATATTACAttacaaaataggagcacagttTTTCCACCAACAGAATCCGAGTCCATATCAGCCTTTTAAGCCCATAATCCTGAATGTGAAGCTGGTCAGTTTCTCGTACACCAGGAACATGAGTGCAGCAGTTAGGACAGTCTGTAAAAGCTTTGCTTCTAGTCCTTTGTACAGACCAAATATTCCCCAGCGCCTGGAAAAGGAGAGGTGGGTATCAGCATAAGTAACATAAGAGACAACAAACTCTAAATATTACACTAATGCACATTACCCAGTCTGTATAGATATCACCAAATATGGCCGCCTTGGGACAGGAGCACAACTTACTTGACCCTTTGCTGAAGGAGATAGATGACCCTGTGTAAACTTCCTAGAGGCCGCTTCTCTGGATTTAGTTTCTCCTGTCCAAActacaatacaaaaataatatcaGTAACGAGCAGCAGTTAATTATACCAGGTGCCTCAATACATTCTGCCAGCCAATCAGCATACAGCACTGTCAAGCAGTCTTTGAAAGAGATACTTACCCTCAGTACTGACTGTACAGTCTGCAGTGGGTATGTCACTGCTGTGGCAATGGCCTTCGCAATAGCACCAATCACAAACACCTCCATTGCTGTCAGCTTTTGGGAAATACAGACAAaagtttactttacatttttgttctAAACAAAGTGAGGATCAGTATCCAGAGATGAATGCCACACAGCTAATAGCTGAAAAATAACTCACCCACCCACAGAAAGGCCAATGAGCTCAGTATGTGCCAGTGAATATAATCATTGGGTTTACTGGTTGATAAAATGTACTGCTGTTATGACTAAAGCAACGCATACTCACCTCTGTCTGGCCTTTCAGGAGTTGACGCTTTAATGCTTCATAGAACATGAACTGGATGGCTGGGTTAAAGACTAGCAGGAGAGAAGGGAAGGTCCCATTCCAGAGAGCCATGATTCCCTCTTCCCGCAGGATCCTTTGAAAGGCATCTAAGAGAGAGCACACGTTTATTAAAAAGCTTTGCTATTACACAGACAGATTTTTCAGCCTACATTACTTGTCAAGGAAAGGGCTCTGCAAGAAACTACTGCAGGAGTAAAGCCCACCCTGTAGTACAGAAAATATCCTTCTCACCGGATATTCCTGTATACGTCGTCGGGACAATATCATCACTGCGGAACTTGGCCCCCTGCAGCTTCAGCCTCGTATTCACCACCCAGAGCGGTGTTGTTAGCAGCACATTTACAACCCCtaatacaaacaaaatacaaaaaatcaaTAGCTAGAAATAGGTCTATCCTGCATGGGCAGCACTGCAATACAGAAAAACACTGGCCTATGATAATAGATCAAAAGTTGAATGAATTGATAAACAGGCTAAGTCAATTGTCATGAAATGCAAAGATAAAACTCCCAGCAGAATATTAAACAAGCTGGATATAAAATCCTGGGAgtgatgtgtgtgtgtcatgGGATGAACCGATTGGTCGTTACCAGCAATGAAGCCAATGGTAAGGTCCTTGCCCGTGGTTGGAACGCTTCCCTTTATCGACAGCTCTTTCAAGCTGTTAAAAGTGTAGAAATAAACAAAGTTGGAGCAGCAGAGAGTGGAGATCACAAAGAACCATCCTCGATATGGAGCCAGTCTGCAAAAAAGAATTCAGAAATCATTAAATACACGAGAGAAGCAGGAACGTTCCGTTACAGTTCTATTCTGTGCAAATGatcatttaaagaagaactttaactaaagcttaacaaagatgtaggctagaaatgttttacattatgttacaTACATGTTATGTTTCTATaatagcccaaggcaaccacagccctttagcagtaaagatccgtgtctctaaagatgccccagtagctccccatcttcttttctgctgattcactgaacatcTTGAATCCAAGGATACTGCAAAATGTTAGAGACCAAGGACTGTAATGATTTACTTTGAGCAAGCGATCGTCTTCCTCCCTTCAAGATACAACAGCCAACTATGTGCAGTAGAAAGAATaggctgtttgtttttttggattaGAAACTGAGCTTTTCACTCTAGCACCTGCGGACCTGTTCTCAGAAAGAAGGGTGGAAGAGAATCGCTTGCAAGTGCcataggctggtgcagttttgtacgaacaggagcaccagcccggtgTATAAGGTAAGTCATAACAATCTTCGGGGGTGCCTTAACATTTGGAgcccccttctcctttaaatgaagagAGCTACAAGGCATCTACCATAGTGGACTTACATCCCCTCCTCTCGCATAATCTCCAGCAGTACGGCCGGGGTTGAACGGGACTTCCTCTGgtcatccactggaacacaagaGAAAAGGGAGAATTGAAGGACACTCGCTTACGTATGAAAGGAACATTTATTCATATTACCTGATTGGTCAAGCTTAAATAGTGCATTTGCTTGTATGGATGTGAATGGACATTCCATAGATATAACATTGTCCTGGCAAAAATATCCTAGACTTAGAGTATTATTTCTGCTTTCATCAGTGTTTAGACCAGTCTTCAAAATCCGTATTGATCTTTAGGAAAGCGCTTGCTGAGGCTGATAAcgtagtaaataaaataaattcaagttGGATCTAAATACAAACATTGAGCCGTCCTATCTGGGTTACTTTAAATCCATCCCTGAATATTTACACGTGCCAGTAACCTTCTGATATGAAAGGTGTGATTACTGATAAAAAGATGGTTAAGTGGAAGTGTTGACATGAGAGAAGAAGTATTTAGCTGGGAAAAAGCcgccatctgaagcctctccataTCCCTCCAGATTATTGTCCATGTTTAACATCCCCAACCTCTTGCTGATCcagagggaggaaaaaaaaatatatatatttctagaatACATAGAGAAGAATGTAgtgaacaagagaaaaaaaatatagagaaatgggttgttcactgtccaacacttttttcagttcagttggtttcagatagttcaccagaaatactttttttttcaaactacttTCTATCTGTCACCACTTTTCTAATACTTTATAGTTTAATTTTCACTTTCTTATGTCTTTCATTGATTCTGTGACTgttccaaattgatacatttcttatatttgtccctgctgagcagaatccctgagtttttttacagacagctgttagaattgatacaatagttgctaatattccacagatgctgctgagaaatgtatcaactaatggagcaaatggtaacagttcagaatctgcccctgaattactgagctgccagactgaaacaccaaagacaaAAGACATTAAAATGGTTGTTCAGcttaaaatcaacttttagtatgatgtagagagtgatattcagagacagtttgttattggttttcatttattattatttgtggttttcaaggtatttagctttttattcagcggctctccagtttgcaatttcagcaatctcgttgccaagttccaaataaccctagcgaccatgcattgatttgaaaggtgagtaataaaataaagtagcaataacaatgcatttgtagcctcacagagccttttttttttttacatggggtcagcgactcccatttgaaaactgaaaaagtcagaagaaggtgtatagtataaatagttaaaaagtaaataaatgaagaccaattgaaaagttgcttagaatgagcaattctataacatactaaaagttaactaaaaggtaaaaccagcaccttttaaaaaaaatggaaagtaattgaaaaaaagtcttaatttctgttGAACAAATATGAAAACCACTAtagtgaaaaaaagtatttgaaaggtAGACAACCTCTTTTAACTGAAGAATAGCTAAACAGCACAAGAACCCCAGTGATTACCTTGCAGCCTGAGCCGTGCAGTGTCCAGTGGATAGAAGAGAGTCATCGCAGCCACGCTGCCCTGGGAAacagataatataataataataataatcaatcaCAGTTATGGGGCAGGGGGTTTGTAGCTGTTTAGAGAACAGCAAATCAACTTGCCAGAACACTGCTCTGCTACAGTTCTGCTTATGGACTGATACAGACTGGATATTTATACTTATAAATGAATGTGTGTGGCCCAAAGTCTCATTTTACATTAAACAGGCCTCAATTCTTAATGGAAAATAGTGGAACCTGTGCAAATGCTGGTTGATAAGAGTGGAAccaacccatctgaagcctctccattttGCCTGGGGGGGATTAAACCagtcccttaaaggaccagtaacatcgaaAAACTCTGctttcgctcctcttcagaaaaggcggcaTGActgcgatccattgtgcggcgctcgatttctcctctctggctatctcctataaggaaggcagagaaATCGTCTGCAGCACGATGGATTGCCTGATAGCGTTTTGAAGAaaagcgcaagcagagtttcagtaagttatttgttaataaagactttgtgattttaaagtttaatttgtcttgctagtttttttttcgatgtatactaacaaatgttttaaaaacattttctgagATGTTACTGGTAGTTTAACTTTAATCAGGCTGCTATACAGGTTGTAATTCTGTATGTGGCCGATAGATGCCATTGTGTTCAGGTCTGATCTATTTACAACAGGGAACAGTGTGGGTGCTCActatttgatgttgctcccaggggcctcaaaacaggtgctcatATTTAATATGCAGGCATGGAGGCAGCCTTTTGATGCATAAAGAGCATATGCAAAGcttcctgcaggctgccagtccatatagtgctgccaaatagacaatcacagaccttattttggCACTCCaattattttcatgcttgtgttactcaaCAACTCaccagttatataaaaaaaaaaaaaaaagcattgttagcattctgttccatggaaatatttcttaaatatattgactaATGAGCAAATGTATATCGCTATTTTTAACAAACTACTATTTATTATGTGATCTTAAACTGTAATAAGTATCTTAATGAAAGGAATTAAACAGGAGGGTCATTTGGTTGGgctgtttgttgacaatgtcttgagatctactgatcaccagctaaaggtctactggtaaatcctgatctaccttttgggcacccctgccctaatTTATAGAGTATCTGTACACGCTTCTAGCATACAAAATGCAAGTCAGCCAGTGTATGGTGTTGGTTCTGGCACAGAGCCAATCTTAACAGTTTTTTATGAAGTTACTGTGGCAACTCAAATATGAGCAAtcacttaaggtgcccatacatggagagatccgctcgtttggcgatgtcgccaaacgagcagatctccctccgatatgcccaccttgaggtgggcagtatcggctgatccgatcgtgggccctagggcccaacgatcggatcccaacgatgcccaaacgggcggtcagatcgcgggaccgcatcaacgaatagatgcggccgcgatccgacgtgaTTTTCTgttccatccgatcgagatcggTGAAGCCTgtcgcggggccccatacacgggccaataagctgccgacacggtctgtcggcagcttttatcggcccgtttatggccacctttacacgtGACTCCAGGCAGGTCAGTAGCATTCTCTACAAGTTAGTGTGGAATTGACACTGTGAGTTGGGTCTCACTTCCCACTGCTTCTATCAAAGACTCGCTAAGTGGCACACAAGCATGAACTTGTAGGAAATGCACACCCTGGGAATCTACACACAGTCCGCCCCTCCGATTCATCCATCGGCAACAGTTCCTCccagagctgtggagttggaGCAAATTTGGGTATCTGGACTccaactcctaataactttaagtACTGAATATAATCAAATTTTTCCAGCAGCTTttaaatggctacccccatggctacacagcagcttgtttatataaactatagtagtctttctgaagcaaacacgcagcttttaccagtgcagagcaacaatacattatattttaattactaatttattacactttcagtttttggtgttcctgttcctttaaaaacagtcgTCATCGGAGTTGGAGTCAGAGGATATATGTACAACTCTAAAGC encodes the following:
- the slc25a17.L gene encoding solute carrier family 25 (mitochondrial carrier, peroxisomal membrane protein, 34kDa), member 17 L homeolog (The RefSeq protein has 1 substitution compared to this genomic sequence) produces the protein MGGVESAVLSVFTYESLVHAVSGAVGSVAAMTLFYPLDTARLRLQVDDQRKSRSTPAVLLEIMREEGILAPYRGWFFVISTLCCSNFVYFYTFNSLKELSIKGSVPTTGKDLTIGFIAGVVNVLLTTPLWVVNTRLKLQGAKFRSDDIVPTTYTGISDAFQRILREEGIMALWNGTFPSLLLVFNPAIQFMFYEALKRQLLKGQTELTAMEVFVIGAIAKAIATAVTYPLQTVQSVLRFGQEKLNPEKRPLGSLHRVIYLLQQRVKRWGIFGLYKGLEAKLLQTVLTAALMFLVYEKLTSFTFRIMGLKG
- the slc25a17.L gene encoding solute carrier family 25 (mitochondrial carrier, peroxisomal membrane protein, 34kDa), member 17 L homeolog isoform X1 is translated as MTLFYPLDTARLRLQVDDQRKSRSTPAVLLEIMREEGILAPYRGWFFVISTLCCSNFVYFYTFNSLKELSIKGSVPTTGKDLTIGFIAGVVNVLLTTPLWVVNTRLKLQGAKFRSDDIVPTTYTGISDAFQRILREEGIMALWNGTFPSLLLVFNPAIQFMFYEALKRQLLKGQTELTAMEVFVIGAIAKAIATAVTYPLQTVQSVLRFGQEKLNPEKRPLGSLHRVIYLLQQRVKRWGIFGLYKGLEAKLLQTVLTAALMFLVYEKLTSFTFRIMGLKG